A single region of the Lotus japonicus ecotype B-129 chromosome 4, LjGifu_v1.2 genome encodes:
- the LOC130713034 gene encoding uncharacterized protein LOC130713034 translates to MKTPPIVHDISDGEDSEEVPLASVAARILKRRRASVGETPVSQKKKAKSTPVSSKSKLVDVQSKVKKKVVESSGKKAKKTTVKKKKVSRVELDSDLDVEADVMDITASERKKFSGKRIPQDIPSIPLDNVSFHAVEIAIKWKYVFQRRIAKEREIGSDVLECKKIVALITRTGLRKAVMEIGKCYDRLVKEFLVNLSDDVGNPASPEFRKVYVRVQCVNFSPAIINKALERSVVEFVEELSLDTIAEELTGGKVTKWPAKKLLSTGYLTVKYAILNRIGVVNWIPSNHTSAISAMLAKLIYRIGTEIHFDFGSFVFTQTLKHAETCAVKLPVSFPSLLTAIILTQHPHILGVNDVPFPRGNPITLDHRLFLEPHVLDIDLPSNRTFVPASMSASGTKSVLSELEDISKELQETIRVAAARKLKVDALIQSLKEEAGQEGEPAAAAEKEGSADNDEEHSSSSDV, encoded by the coding sequence ATGAAGACCCCTCCCATTGTTCACGATATCTCTGATGGTGAAGATTCAGAGGAAGTACCCTTGGCCAGTGTTGCTGCCAGGATACTTAAAAGAAGAAGGGCATCTGTTGGAGAAACCCCTGTGAGccaaaagaagaaagcaaagtCCACTCCTGTCTCTTCAAAATCAAAACTAGTGGATGTGCAAAGCAAGGTAAAGAAAAAGGTTGTGGAGTCCTCTGGCAAGAAAGCAAAGAAGACTactgtgaagaagaagaaggtttcCAGGGTTGAACTGGATTCAGATTTGGATGTTGAAGCCGATGTCATGGACATCACGGCTTCTgagagaaagaagttttctggtaagcgcaTTCCCCAGGATATTCCTTCAATTCCACTTGATAATGTTTCTTTTCATGCTGTTGAGATTGCCATCAAATGGAAGTATGTCTTCCAGAGACGTATTGCTAAGGAAAGGGAAATTGGGTCTGATGTTTTGGAATGCAAGAAGATTGTTGCTCTTATCACAAGAACTGGTTTGAGGAAGGCTGTTATGGAGATAGGCAAGTGTTATGATAGGCTAGTGAAGGAGTTCCTAGTCAATTTGTCTGATGATGTTGGCAATCCTGCCAGTCCTGAATTTAGAAAAGTCTATGTGAGGGTTcagtgtgtgaatttctctcctgCAATCATAAATAAAGCACTCGAGAGGagtgtggttgaatttgttgaagaacTCTCTCTGGACACCATTGCTGAAGAATTGACTGGAGGAAAGGTGACGAAATGGCCTGCCAAGAAGCTTCTCTCTACTGGATATTTGACTGTGAAGTATGCAATTTTGAATAGGATTGGAGTGGTGAATTGGATTCCCTCTAATCATACCTCTGCAATCTCTGCTATGCTGGCCAAGTTGATCTACCGTATAGGAACTGAGATTCATTTTGATTTTGGCTCTTTTGTGTTTACTCAAACCCTGAAGCATGCTGAGACTTGTGCAGTGAAGCTTCCTGTCTCTTTTCCTTCACTTCTGACTGCTATCATACTGACACAACATCCTCATATTCTTGGTGTGAATGATGTGCCCTTTCCCAGAGGAAATCCTATAACCTTGGATCATCGCTTATTCTTGGAacctcatgtcctggacattgatcTGCCATCCAATAGGACATTTGTGCCTGCTTCTATGTCAGCTTCTGGAACAAAGAGTGTTCTTTCTGAATTGGAAGATATTTCTAAGGAGTTGCAAGAAACCATCAGGGTTGCTGCTGCAAGGAAGCTTAAGGTGGATGCGTTGATTCAAAGTCTCAAGGAGGAagctggtcaagagggtgagccTGCAGCTGCTGCTGAGAAGGAAGGATCTGCAGACAATGACGAGGagcactcttcttcttctgatgttTAG